The Saccharomonospora cyanea NA-134 genome includes a region encoding these proteins:
- a CDS encoding RelA/SpoT family protein — protein MSQELDSVVAARSDAGTPTRAGQDSAPGATVRAPSATRRVRARLARRITAQRPASVKQVLEPLAVIHRELHPSADLALLQRAYDVAEELHRDQRRKSGDPYITHPLAVATILAELGMDTTTLVAALLHDTVEDTGYSVEQLTDEFGEKVAQLVDGVTKLDKVKLGTAAEAETIRKMVIAMARDPRVLVIKLADRLHNMRTMRFLPPEKQARKAKETLEVLAPLAHRLGMATVKWELEDLAFAILQPKKYDEIVRLVADRAPSRDTYLRWVIGELTRQLEESRISAKVEGRPKHYYSIHQKMIVRGRDLDDIHDLVGVRILVDEVRDCYAAMGVVHALWQPMPGRFKDYVAQPRYGVYQSLHTTVIGPDGKPLEVQIRTHEMHRTAEYGIAAHWRYKETKGTHRGNAVDVDEMAWMRQLLDWQREAADPGEFLESLRYDLATREIFVFTPKGDVITLPVGATPVDFAYAVHTEVGHRCIGARVNGRLVALERQLDNGEVVEIFTSKAEGSGPSHDWMSFVASPKAKAKIRQWFAKERRDEAIEAGKEAIAKEVRKVGLPLQRLVSANTMGAVAKELRHSDISSLYAAVGEHQVGAKHVVQRLVALIGGVEEAEEELAERATPSTVTRRRGTGDVGVMVKGQTDIWTKLARCCTPVPGDDILGFVTRGGGVSVHRTDCTNADELRKQPERLLDVEWAPTESSVFLVAIQVEALDRHRLLSDITKVLADERVNILSASVTTSRDRVAVSRFTFEMGDPKHLGHVLKVVRNVEGVYDVYRVTSAS, from the coding sequence CCATCCGAGTGCCGACCTGGCGCTGTTGCAACGCGCCTACGACGTCGCGGAGGAACTGCACCGCGACCAGCGCCGCAAGTCCGGCGACCCCTACATCACGCATCCGCTCGCGGTGGCCACGATCCTGGCCGAGCTGGGGATGGACACCACCACGCTGGTGGCCGCGTTGCTGCACGACACGGTCGAGGACACCGGTTACTCGGTGGAGCAGCTCACCGACGAGTTCGGGGAGAAGGTCGCGCAGCTCGTCGACGGTGTCACGAAGCTCGACAAGGTGAAGCTCGGCACGGCGGCGGAGGCCGAGACCATCCGCAAGATGGTCATCGCGATGGCCCGTGACCCGAGGGTGCTGGTCATCAAGCTCGCCGACCGCCTGCACAACATGCGTACCATGCGTTTCCTGCCTCCGGAGAAACAGGCGCGCAAGGCGAAGGAGACGCTCGAGGTCCTGGCGCCGCTGGCTCACCGGCTGGGTATGGCCACCGTCAAGTGGGAGCTGGAGGACCTCGCCTTCGCGATCCTGCAGCCGAAGAAGTACGACGAGATCGTGCGGCTGGTGGCCGACCGTGCGCCGTCCCGGGACACCTACCTGCGGTGGGTCATCGGTGAGCTGACCCGGCAGCTCGAGGAGTCCCGCATCAGCGCCAAGGTCGAGGGGCGGCCCAAGCACTACTACTCGATCCACCAGAAGATGATCGTGCGCGGTCGCGACCTCGACGACATCCACGATCTGGTGGGTGTGCGCATCCTGGTGGACGAGGTCCGCGACTGCTACGCCGCCATGGGCGTGGTGCACGCGCTGTGGCAACCGATGCCGGGGCGGTTCAAGGACTACGTCGCGCAACCGCGTTACGGCGTGTACCAGTCGTTGCACACGACCGTGATCGGGCCGGACGGCAAGCCACTCGAGGTGCAGATCCGTACCCACGAGATGCACCGCACCGCCGAGTACGGTATCGCCGCCCACTGGCGGTACAAGGAGACCAAGGGCACCCACCGCGGCAACGCCGTGGACGTCGACGAGATGGCGTGGATGCGTCAGCTTCTCGACTGGCAGCGGGAGGCGGCCGATCCCGGCGAGTTCCTCGAGTCGCTGCGATACGACCTCGCCACCCGCGAGATCTTCGTCTTCACGCCCAAGGGCGACGTGATCACGTTGCCGGTGGGGGCGACGCCGGTGGACTTCGCCTACGCCGTGCACACCGAGGTCGGACACCGCTGTATCGGCGCGAGGGTGAACGGCAGGCTCGTCGCCCTGGAACGCCAGCTCGACAACGGTGAGGTCGTCGAGATCTTCACCTCGAAGGCCGAAGGCTCCGGGCCGAGCCACGACTGGATGTCGTTCGTGGCGTCGCCGAAGGCCAAGGCGAAGATCCGCCAGTGGTTCGCCAAGGAACGGCGCGACGAGGCCATCGAGGCGGGCAAGGAGGCCATCGCCAAGGAGGTCCGCAAGGTCGGCCTGCCGCTGCAGCGACTGGTGTCCGCCAACACGATGGGTGCGGTCGCCAAGGAGTTGCGGCACTCCGACATCAGCTCGCTCTACGCGGCCGTGGGGGAGCACCAGGTCGGTGCCAAGCACGTCGTGCAGCGCCTGGTGGCGCTCATCGGCGGGGTCGAGGAGGCCGAAGAGGAGCTCGCCGAACGCGCCACGCCGTCCACGGTCACGCGCAGGCGCGGCACCGGCGACGTCGGCGTGATGGTCAAGGGCCAGACCGACATCTGGACCAAACTCGCGCGCTGCTGCACTCCCGTGCCCGGTGACGACATCCTGGGTTTCGTCACCCGCGGCGGTGGGGTGAGCGTGCACCGCACGGACTGCACCAACGCCGACGAACTCCGTAAGCAGCCGGAGCGGCTGCTGGATGTCGAGTGGGCCCCCACCGAGTCGTCGGTGTTCCTCGTGGCGATCCAGGTGGAGGCGCTCGACCGGCACCGGCTGCTGTCCGACATCACCAAGGTGCTCGCCGACGAGCGGGTCAACATCCTGTCGGCGTCGGTCACGACCTCGCGGGACCGCGTGGCGGTCAGCCGGTTCACGTTCGAGATGGGTGACCCCAAACATCTCGGCCACGTCCTCAAGGTGGTCCGCAACGTGGAGGGCGTCTACGACGTCTACCGCGTGACCTCGGCCTCGTGA
- a CDS encoding enoyl-CoA hydratase/isomerase family protein yields the protein MSDGIEFHTHTEIARLTFARPEKMNAISHGMWSAIPEVVAQVEADPAVKVLVLTGAGGHFSAGADIGEFRTLRSTAEGAATYDRAVTAAVRALTTMRKPSIAMIHGNCIGGGCQLAVACDFRFAAANARFGITPAKLGIVYDFTSTRQLVTLVGPAHARYLLLSAQLVDAGRAAEMGLVNEVVEETGLEKTTTEFARTLCSRSQTSVRGMNEIIERILEGQRTSDAEVERIRSEAVHSADYAEGVAAFLERRPPRFG from the coding sequence ATGAGCGACGGGATCGAGTTCCACACCCACACCGAGATCGCCAGGTTGACGTTCGCGCGGCCGGAGAAGATGAACGCCATCAGCCACGGCATGTGGTCGGCGATTCCCGAGGTGGTCGCCCAGGTCGAGGCCGACCCGGCTGTGAAGGTACTCGTGCTGACGGGGGCGGGCGGTCATTTCTCGGCGGGCGCCGACATCGGTGAGTTCCGCACGCTGCGGTCCACCGCGGAGGGAGCGGCGACCTACGACCGGGCGGTGACGGCGGCGGTGCGGGCGCTCACGACCATGCGTAAGCCGAGCATCGCGATGATCCACGGCAACTGCATCGGCGGTGGGTGCCAGCTCGCGGTGGCGTGCGACTTCCGGTTCGCGGCGGCGAACGCACGCTTCGGTATCACGCCGGCCAAGCTCGGCATCGTCTACGACTTCACGTCGACGCGGCAACTCGTCACGCTCGTCGGTCCGGCCCACGCGCGGTATCTGCTGCTGTCTGCGCAGCTCGTGGACGCGGGTCGGGCCGCGGAGATGGGTCTGGTCAACGAGGTGGTCGAGGAGACCGGGTTGGAGAAGACCACGACGGAGTTCGCGCGCACGCTGTGTTCGCGCTCGCAGACGTCGGTGCGGGGTATGAACGAGATCATCGAACGCATACTCGAAGGCCAGCGGACCTCCGATGCGGAGGTGGAGCGCATCCGCAGCGAGGCCGTCCACAGCGCCGACTACGCCGAGGGCGTCGCCGCCTTCCTGGAGCGCCGCCCGCCCCGCTTCGGCTGA
- a CDS encoding peptidylprolyl isomerase codes for MATNQQRREAAKRKLERQLARRAERAKRRRIVGVGVTVGAVVAVAGLVVVLATRGGDSVAEGTDPAAGSSSSAAPSSEEIQIPTERVEPASRAEPLPNPTSCEYPESGEPAKEVPAPDGKDVPSEGTVKVTLHSNVGDIGLNLDRSLAPCTVNSFVHLAREGYYTDTGCHRIGTQGLQMLQCGDPTGQGTGGPGYTFADETFDSLTYGRGILAMANSGPDTNGSQFFMVYGEAPLPPSYTVFGTIDDEGLKVIDEIARAGHDGSFDPSPGGGKPNTEVTFTDVTVEA; via the coding sequence GTGGCGACCAACCAGCAGCGCCGCGAGGCCGCGAAACGTAAGCTCGAACGGCAGCTCGCCCGTCGTGCCGAGCGGGCGAAGCGACGCAGAATCGTCGGGGTCGGCGTCACGGTAGGCGCCGTGGTCGCTGTCGCCGGACTCGTCGTGGTCCTGGCCACACGTGGCGGCGACAGCGTGGCGGAGGGCACCGACCCGGCCGCCGGCAGCTCGTCGTCGGCCGCTCCGAGTTCGGAAGAGATCCAGATCCCCACCGAGCGCGTCGAACCGGCATCTCGCGCCGAACCGCTACCGAACCCGACGTCGTGCGAGTACCCCGAGTCGGGCGAGCCGGCCAAGGAGGTCCCGGCACCGGACGGGAAGGACGTGCCGTCCGAGGGCACCGTGAAGGTCACGCTGCACAGCAACGTCGGTGACATCGGGCTGAACCTCGACAGGTCGCTCGCCCCGTGCACGGTCAACAGCTTCGTGCACCTGGCGCGGGAGGGCTACTACACCGACACCGGCTGCCACCGGATCGGCACGCAGGGCCTGCAGATGCTCCAGTGCGGCGACCCGACCGGTCAGGGCACCGGCGGACCCGGCTACACGTTCGCGGACGAGACGTTCGACTCCCTCACCTACGGCCGGGGCATCCTGGCGATGGCCAACAGCGGCCCGGACACCAACGGCAGCCAGTTCTTCATGGTCTACGGCGAGGCTCCGCTGCCGCCGAGCTACACGGTGTTCGGCACCATCGACGACGAGGGTCTCAAGGTGATCGACGAGATCGCACGCGCGGGCCACGACGGCAGCTTCGACCCGAGCCCGGGTGGCGGCAAGCCCAACACCGAGGTGACGTTCACCGACGTGACCGTCGAGGCGTAG
- a CDS encoding MBL fold metallo-hydrolase translates to MLVVGFAAGAFQANCYLVAAGAGRECVVVDPGEGAEGGVEKAVREHDLTPVAVLATHGHYDHVASAAAVADAYGVAVHIRPEDRHLLTDPLAGLGPRLASAVGRVTLPEPTAVEPLSEGPLDLAGLRVEVFHTPGHTPGSVVFGLRAEEGGRLALTGDTLFAGSVGRTDLPGGDPAALSASLRTTVLSFSDDTVVLPGHGGSTTIGRERAGNPFLT, encoded by the coding sequence GTGCTCGTCGTCGGGTTCGCGGCAGGCGCGTTCCAGGCGAACTGCTACCTGGTCGCGGCCGGGGCCGGCCGGGAGTGCGTGGTCGTCGATCCCGGTGAGGGGGCCGAGGGCGGCGTCGAGAAGGCGGTGCGCGAGCACGACCTGACGCCGGTCGCCGTGCTCGCCACCCACGGGCACTACGACCACGTCGCCTCCGCGGCAGCCGTGGCCGACGCGTACGGCGTCGCCGTCCACATCCGGCCGGAGGACCGGCACCTGCTGACCGATCCGCTCGCCGGGCTCGGCCCTCGACTGGCCTCCGCGGTCGGCCGGGTGACGTTGCCCGAACCCACGGCGGTCGAGCCGCTGTCCGAGGGACCGCTCGACCTCGCCGGGCTGCGGGTCGAGGTGTTCCACACACCCGGGCACACGCCGGGCTCGGTGGTCTTCGGACTACGGGCCGAGGAGGGCGGCAGGCTGGCGCTGACCGGAGACACGCTGTTCGCGGGTTCGGTGGGACGCACCGACCTGCCGGGCGGCGATCCGGCCGCACTGTCGGCCTCCCTTCGGACCACGGTGCTCTCGTTCTCCGACGACACGGTGGTCCTGCCCGGCCACGGGGGTAGCACCACGATCGGCCGGGAGCGGGCGGGCAACCCGTTTCTCACCTGA
- a CDS encoding YibE/F family protein → MRRLLLALLAPVAAATLIAVGLLYPWDGGPEQSANSVGTPVDGVVTAATAGPCLAPGQVRVGEPSPDDRRCLSVEVSLEDGPAAGSTITKILPLEPSSPRFAVGDEVVLAYSGAEAADPSSYQLRDFQRGVPLSLLGVLFAGAVLLLGRWQGLASLAALGISFAVIVVFVLPAILAGRSPLLVAIAAAGLIMFIALYVTHGFSARTSVAVLGTMVSLGLIGVLSAVFSAAADLTGLDTDTSTLIGALGEGIDARGLLLAGIVIGALGVLDDVTVAQASAVWELRRANPALTWRELYAAGLRIGRAHVGSAVNTLVLAYAGAALPLLLLSSLADVGLSPILQSQDVAQEIVRTLAGSIGIVAAVPLTTLLAAVVAVRDDPPEPEKAEKAVETAGTEKATGNAGNADSRLNRPASPRTG, encoded by the coding sequence GTGCGGCGTCTGCTGCTGGCCCTGTTGGCTCCGGTCGCGGCGGCGACCCTGATCGCCGTGGGCCTGCTGTACCCGTGGGACGGTGGGCCCGAGCAGTCCGCGAACTCGGTGGGCACCCCCGTCGACGGGGTGGTGACGGCCGCGACGGCCGGTCCCTGCCTCGCACCGGGCCAGGTGCGGGTCGGAGAACCCTCACCGGACGACCGGCGGTGCCTGTCCGTGGAGGTGTCGCTGGAAGACGGCCCCGCGGCGGGCTCGACGATCACCAAGATCCTCCCCCTGGAGCCCAGCAGCCCCCGGTTCGCCGTGGGCGACGAGGTGGTGCTGGCCTACAGCGGCGCCGAGGCGGCGGACCCGTCGTCGTACCAACTGCGCGACTTCCAGCGGGGTGTGCCACTGTCGCTGCTCGGCGTGCTGTTCGCGGGTGCGGTCCTGCTGCTCGGACGCTGGCAGGGGCTCGCTTCCCTCGCGGCGCTCGGCATCAGCTTCGCCGTCATCGTCGTCTTCGTGCTCCCCGCCATCCTCGCGGGGCGCAGCCCACTCCTGGTGGCGATCGCCGCGGCCGGATTGATCATGTTCATCGCGCTGTACGTCACCCACGGGTTCTCCGCCCGCACGTCGGTCGCCGTGCTGGGCACGATGGTGAGCCTCGGCCTGATCGGTGTGTTGTCGGCCGTGTTCTCGGCGGCGGCCGATCTGACGGGGCTCGACACCGACACGAGCACGCTCATCGGCGCGCTCGGTGAGGGCATCGACGCACGCGGCCTGCTGCTCGCCGGCATCGTGATCGGCGCGCTCGGCGTCCTCGACGACGTGACCGTCGCCCAGGCGAGCGCGGTGTGGGAGCTGCGGCGGGCCAACCCGGCGCTCACGTGGCGCGAACTGTACGCGGCCGGGCTGCGCATCGGACGCGCTCACGTCGGCTCGGCCGTGAACACGCTCGTGCTCGCCTACGCGGGCGCGGCCCTGCCCCTGCTGCTGCTCTCCTCGCTGGCGGACGTGGGCCTGTCGCCGATCCTGCAGTCGCAGGACGTCGCGCAGGAGATCGTGCGCACCCTCGCGGGCAGCATCGGCATCGTCGCGGCCGTGCCCCTGACCACGTTGCTGGCCGCCGTCGTCGCCGTGCGCGACGATCCCCCGGAGCCGGAGAAGGCGGAGAAGGCGGTGGAGACTGCGGGGACGGAGAAGGCGACCGGGAACGCCGGGAACGCCGACAGCCGGCTCAACCGTCCAGCGTCGCCACGAACCGGCTGA
- a CDS encoding thiamine pyrophosphate-requiring protein, translating into MGSDATSPQTADTGYTTSRAFLEALAEGGVRYVFGNLGSDHPGILEAYAQARVEGREHTLPELVICPHESVAMAAALGYAQVTGVAQAVLVHVECGTQNIGGMLHNAAKGRVGVLLYAGASPYTQEGELFGSRNEFIQWIQDVHDQRGIVRGYTKYDNEIRTGANVKQLVHRALQIASSSPQGPVYLVGPREVMEAEAPTRQADVAHFSPVAPAALAPDVVDRVAEALAGARQPVVVTSYLGRDHEAVPALVELCEAAGAGVLESVPAHVNFPADHPLHWGFQWNDQNHNPLLEEADVVLVLGSDVPWIPTKNRPNARARVFVVDEDPLKDQMPLWHVPAELFARADLGTAVRQLSRRVAELADAEVVARRRERAAAEHDRLYAARAGREAPDGETITPEYLVACVREAIDDDTLVLTEAITNYPTVSWHLRRNAPGSLLGSGGGSLGWAIGAAIGAKLAAPERTVVSLVGDGSYLFGVPSSVFWMARRYDAPSLTVVFDNNGWNAPKASALGVHPDGTAARRNDFGVHFTPQADLPGIAEAAGGAWGRTVKAADELKDGLAEALAVVRSGRSAVLAVQVAGM; encoded by the coding sequence GTGGGCTCCGACGCTACCTCTCCCCAGACAGCCGACACCGGCTACACCACCAGCAGGGCGTTCCTCGAGGCGCTCGCCGAGGGAGGCGTCCGATACGTCTTCGGCAATCTCGGCAGCGACCACCCCGGAATTCTGGAGGCCTACGCGCAGGCGCGCGTCGAAGGCCGCGAGCACACGTTGCCCGAACTGGTGATCTGCCCCCACGAGAGCGTGGCGATGGCGGCGGCGCTCGGGTACGCGCAGGTCACCGGTGTCGCCCAGGCGGTGCTCGTGCACGTCGAGTGCGGCACCCAGAACATCGGCGGGATGCTGCACAACGCCGCCAAGGGCCGGGTCGGAGTCCTGCTGTACGCCGGGGCGTCGCCCTACACGCAGGAGGGCGAGCTGTTCGGCAGCCGCAACGAGTTCATCCAGTGGATCCAGGACGTCCACGACCAGCGCGGCATCGTGCGGGGCTACACCAAGTACGACAACGAGATCCGCACCGGCGCCAACGTCAAGCAGCTCGTGCACCGGGCGCTGCAGATCGCGAGCAGCTCCCCGCAGGGGCCGGTGTACCTCGTCGGACCGCGAGAGGTGATGGAGGCCGAGGCGCCGACACGGCAGGCCGACGTGGCCCACTTCTCGCCCGTGGCGCCCGCCGCGCTGGCTCCGGACGTGGTGGACCGTGTGGCGGAGGCTCTCGCCGGAGCGCGGCAGCCGGTGGTCGTGACCTCCTACCTCGGCCGCGACCACGAGGCGGTGCCTGCGCTCGTGGAGCTGTGTGAGGCCGCGGGCGCCGGGGTGCTGGAGTCGGTGCCCGCCCACGTCAACTTCCCCGCCGACCACCCGCTGCACTGGGGCTTCCAGTGGAACGACCAGAACCACAACCCGTTGCTGGAAGAAGCCGACGTGGTGCTGGTGCTGGGCAGCGACGTGCCGTGGATCCCGACGAAGAACCGGCCGAACGCGCGGGCCCGGGTGTTCGTCGTCGACGAGGACCCGCTGAAGGACCAGATGCCGCTGTGGCACGTGCCCGCGGAGTTGTTCGCCCGGGCCGACCTCGGCACCGCGGTGCGGCAGTTGAGCAGGCGGGTCGCCGAGTTGGCCGACGCGGAGGTCGTCGCGCGCCGTCGCGAACGCGCCGCCGCCGAGCACGACCGGTTGTACGCGGCGAGGGCGGGGCGGGAGGCTCCCGACGGCGAGACGATCACGCCGGAGTACCTCGTCGCGTGCGTGCGGGAAGCCATCGACGACGACACGCTCGTGCTGACCGAGGCGATCACGAACTACCCGACGGTGAGCTGGCACCTGCGCCGCAACGCCCCGGGATCGCTGCTCGGATCTGGCGGCGGCTCGCTCGGTTGGGCGATCGGCGCCGCCATCGGTGCGAAGCTCGCCGCGCCGGAGCGCACGGTCGTGTCGCTGGTGGGCGACGGATCGTACCTCTTCGGTGTGCCGTCGTCGGTGTTCTGGATGGCTCGCCGTTACGACGCGCCGTCGTTGACGGTCGTGTTCGACAACAACGGCTGGAACGCGCCCAAGGCGTCCGCGCTGGGGGTGCACCCGGACGGGACGGCGGCCCGGCGGAACGACTTCGGTGTCCACTTCACCCCGCAGGCCGACCTGCCCGGCATCGCCGAAGCGGCGGGTGGGGCATGGGGCAGGACCGTCAAGGCGGCGGACGAGCTGAAGGACGGCCTGGCCGAGGCGCTGGCCGTGGTGCGGTCGGGACGTTCGGCGGTACTCGCCGTGCAGGTGGCCGGAATGTGA
- a CDS encoding IclR family transcriptional regulator: MDGETKQLATTRSRSVLVRGLSLLDAFSSGEPELTLAEIARRTGLPKPTAHRLLGDLMEWGAVEKSGSGSYRLATKLFWLGQLVPVHRVLREAALPHLERLHEVSRENVNLAVPDSFYTLFVERVAGRDSVPLATRVGARMPSHCAATGKVFLAWGGRERFRQLVSVGLTRFTPRTIVLPGLLHRDLARTKERGVAVTYEEAEAGVAAVAAPVHGRDGRVVAALSVTGRAQTLDLDRFGHAVRAAASAMSSSLPSGV, translated from the coding sequence GTGGATGGGGAGACGAAGCAGCTCGCGACGACGCGGTCCCGGTCGGTGCTCGTCCGTGGGCTGTCCCTGCTGGACGCGTTCAGCTCGGGTGAGCCGGAGCTGACGCTCGCCGAGATCGCCAGGCGGACCGGGTTGCCCAAGCCGACGGCCCACCGGCTGCTCGGTGACCTCATGGAGTGGGGAGCGGTCGAGAAGTCGGGATCCGGCAGCTACCGGTTGGCCACGAAGCTGTTCTGGCTCGGTCAACTCGTGCCCGTGCACCGTGTGCTGCGGGAGGCGGCCCTGCCGCACCTGGAACGCCTGCACGAGGTCAGCAGGGAGAACGTGAACCTCGCCGTTCCGGACAGCTTCTACACGCTGTTCGTCGAGCGGGTGGCCGGCCGGGACTCCGTGCCGCTCGCCACCCGTGTCGGCGCGCGGATGCCGTCGCACTGCGCGGCGACGGGCAAGGTGTTCCTCGCCTGGGGTGGCCGGGAGCGGTTCCGGCAGCTCGTGAGTGTGGGACTGACCCGGTTCACGCCGAGGACCATCGTGCTACCCGGACTGCTCCACCGCGACCTCGCGCGCACGAAGGAGCGGGGCGTTGCCGTCACCTACGAGGAGGCGGAGGCCGGGGTCGCCGCCGTCGCCGCGCCGGTGCACGGCCGCGACGGCCGGGTCGTCGCGGCGCTGTCGGTGACGGGCCGGGCACAGACGCTCGACCTCGACCGCTTCGGGCATGCCGTGCGGGCCGCGGCCAGCGCGATGTCCTCCTCGTTGCCGTCCGGGGTGTAG
- the aspS gene encoding aspartate--tRNA ligase, translated as MLRTHDAGTLRAEHVGQTVTLTGWVARRRDHGGVIFIDLRDASGVAQVVFREGEMAERAHALRSEYCLKVTGEVSRRPEGNENPDIPTGDIEVLVTELEVLSESAVLPFPIDERLDVGEETRLRYRYLDLRRNGPARIMRLRSEVNRVAREVLHQHGFLEIETPTMTRSTPEGARDFLVPARLKPGSWYALPQSPQLFKQLLMVGGLERYYQIARCYRDEDFRADRQPEFTQLDIEMSFVEQDDVIALAENVLSALWKLAGAEVTTPFRRMSYAEAMSKYGTDKPDLRFGLELVELTDFFADTPFRVFQAPYVGAVVMPGGADQPRRTLDAWQEWAKQRGHRGLAYVLVGEDGTLGGPVAKNLSETERENLVEAAGAKPGDCIFFAAGKPKDARQLLGMARVEIAHRLDMIDENAWSFVWVVDFPMFEAAEDSDDVSVGGGKWTALHHAFTSPTPEWIDKFESDPAGALAYAYDIVCNGNEIGGGSIRIHRADVQKRVFEIMGLSEEEAQEKFGFLLDAFQYGPPPHGGIAFGWDRIVMLLAGAESLREVIAFPKTGGGYDPLTGAPAPITAQQRKEAGVDAKPVTTQQR; from the coding sequence GTGCTTCGCACTCACGACGCCGGCACGCTGCGTGCCGAGCACGTTGGCCAGACAGTCACCCTGACCGGTTGGGTGGCCCGGCGGCGCGATCACGGCGGGGTGATCTTCATCGATCTCCGGGACGCGAGTGGCGTGGCCCAGGTGGTCTTCCGCGAGGGCGAGATGGCCGAGCGCGCCCACGCGCTGCGCTCCGAGTACTGCCTGAAGGTCACCGGCGAGGTGTCGCGGCGGCCCGAGGGCAACGAGAACCCGGACATCCCCACCGGCGACATCGAGGTGCTCGTCACCGAGCTGGAGGTGCTGTCGGAGTCGGCTGTGCTGCCGTTCCCGATCGACGAGCGGCTCGACGTCGGCGAGGAGACGCGCCTGCGCTACCGCTACCTCGACCTGCGGCGCAACGGTCCGGCTCGGATCATGCGCCTGCGTAGCGAGGTCAACCGCGTCGCCCGCGAGGTGCTGCACCAGCACGGCTTCCTCGAGATCGAGACGCCGACCATGACGCGCTCGACGCCCGAGGGGGCGCGGGACTTCCTGGTTCCCGCGCGGCTGAAGCCGGGCTCCTGGTACGCGCTTCCGCAGTCGCCGCAGCTGTTCAAGCAGTTGCTCATGGTGGGCGGGCTGGAGCGCTACTACCAGATCGCGCGCTGCTACCGTGACGAGGACTTCCGTGCCGACCGGCAGCCCGAGTTCACCCAGCTCGACATCGAGATGAGTTTCGTCGAGCAGGACGACGTCATCGCGCTCGCCGAGAACGTCCTGTCGGCGCTGTGGAAGCTCGCCGGTGCCGAGGTGACCACGCCGTTCCGGCGCATGAGCTACGCCGAGGCGATGAGCAAGTACGGCACCGACAAGCCGGACCTGCGCTTCGGGCTCGAACTCGTCGAGCTCACCGACTTCTTCGCCGACACGCCGTTCCGCGTCTTCCAGGCCCCCTACGTCGGCGCCGTGGTCATGCCGGGCGGGGCCGACCAGCCGCGCCGCACGCTCGACGCGTGGCAGGAGTGGGCCAAGCAGCGCGGTCACAGGGGCCTGGCCTACGTGCTCGTGGGCGAGGACGGCACGCTCGGCGGTCCGGTCGCCAAGAACCTGTCCGAGACCGAGCGCGAGAACCTCGTGGAGGCCGCGGGTGCGAAGCCCGGCGACTGCATCTTCTTCGCCGCGGGCAAGCCGAAGGACGCGCGGCAGCTGTTGGGCATGGCCCGGGTGGAGATCGCCCACCGGCTCGACATGATCGACGAGAACGCCTGGTCGTTCGTGTGGGTGGTGGACTTCCCGATGTTCGAGGCGGCCGAGGACAGCGACGACGTCAGCGTCGGCGGCGGCAAGTGGACGGCGCTGCACCACGCGTTCACCTCGCCCACCCCCGAGTGGATCGACAAGTTCGAGTCCGACCCGGCGGGCGCGCTGGCCTACGCCTACGACATCGTCTGCAACGGCAACGAGATCGGTGGCGGTTCCATCCGTATCCACCGCGCCGACGTGCAGAAGCGCGTGTTCGAGATCATGGGGCTTTCCGAGGAGGAGGCCCAGGAGAAGTTCGGCTTCCTGCTCGACGCCTTCCAGTACGGGCCCCCGCCGCACGGCGGCATCGCGTTCGGCTGGGACCGCATCGTGATGCTGCTCGCCGGCGCCGAGTCGCTGCGCGAGGTGATCGCCTTCCCGAAGACCGGCGGCGGTTACGACCCGCTCACCGGCGCTCCGGCGCCCATCACCGCGCAGCAACGCAAGGAGGCGGGTGTCGACGCCAAGCCGGTGACGACACAGCAGCGCTGA